The segment TGGCCCAGGGCTTGCGCCATGGCCTCGCCGCGAAGATCATGACCAAAGTGCCGGGGGAGCATTTCCTTTGGAGTGGCCGCCTTGCCCAGGTCGTGGCACAGGCCCATCCACGCGGCAAGCGCATCGCCCGCAAGCCGGTCCATGACACGGGCCGTATGCTCCAGCACGCTTGCATCGTGGTGCTGTGCCGGTCCGGCCGGGATGTCCGTCGCGCCTTCCAGCTCCGCCAGCCAGGGCGACAGGCAGCCGCCCGCCTCAAGCACGCGCAGGAATTCCCCTGGACGGTCCCCGGCCATGGCCTTTTGGACTTCCTGGGCCAAGCGTTCGGGGAACAGGTTTTTTAGCGCACCGGAGTCCGCTACGGCCCGCATGTCCCGCAACAGCTCCGTGTGGGGCGAAAAGCCCGGAAGCTGGGCGCAGAAACGCGCGGCGCGCACGGCCCGCAGGGGATCTTCAGGCAGGGAGCGCGCCGAGGCCGGACGGAGTACCCGGGCGTGAAGATCTTCGAGCGCCGATGGGTGGCAGTAGAGGCCACCGTCTTCGTCAAGGGCCATGGCGTTGATGGTGAAGTCGCGCAGGAGCAGGTCCTGTTCAAGACTGTCGCCACGAAGGAAGCTGTATTCCTCGTGGTCCAGAATGAACACGGGGAAGGTTTTGCCCACGGGTTTGGCCGTTGGATGGGCGGCCAGGAAGTCCTCGACAGAGGCGTCCAGCACAAGGTAATCCCTGTCCCTGGCGGGCAGGCCCATGAGCACGTTGCGGACTGCCCCGCCGACAAGCAGAATGCGCATCCGGCTTATGTAGTCGATTCCCTCCCGAAAGGAAAGCCGCCGGATCTGTCCCGGCGTTCAGGATCATCATGGCGCGTTCGGTCTGTATCATCGATACTGGATTGCCAGGATTGGCGGAGCCTGTTTCCGCACGACAGCTTGAAAAGATGCATCCTCTTTGGGCGACTGATCTGGCGTCCCTCGCGCCGCAGAATCATCGCAAGGCCCCTTGCCCAGCGGATGCACTGCTGCTGTGCGGCCCCTGCACAAGCACCATGGACGTGGCGCGCGAGCTGGTGGAGCGGGGCGCCCTTGGCCCCTGGGGCAGCGTGCTTGCGCCGATGCAGGCGGCCGGACGCGGACAACTTCGGCGTTCGTGGGTTTCCCGCCCTGGCAATCTGCTGGCCACCCTGGTTTGCCCGCCCGCGCCGAAGCCGTGGAGCGATCTGCGGCCGCTCGTCTTTGGGCACCTCTTCGCTGAGGCGTTGAGCGAACTTGGCGAGTCGGCTCAGGTCAAGTGGCCGAACGATATTTTGTGCAACGGCAAAAAGGTGGCTGGAATGCTTGTGGAAGAGCGACCCGGCTGCATTCTTGTCGGCGTCGGGGTCAACTTGGCCTGGGCGCCGCCGCCGGAGGATCTGCGTGCTGGCCGTGCCATGGACGCCGGACAATATCACCCGTCCAAAGAGGGAGTTGGCCCGACGCAGCTGTGGCGCGCCCTTGTAAACCGCGTGGAAACGGGATACATGTTGCTTCTTGAGGCTTTTTCACCCAAAGAATTCTTGACGATTTTCCGCACCAGGATGTCCTGGCTGGGGGGACGTGTTCTCGTCAGCGAAGGCGCAAGCGTTCGGTATGAGGCTATAGTCAAGGGCATTTCTGAGGAAGGGGGCCTTGTTTTGGACCGCGCCGGGCAGGAGGTCGTGCTTCTGGCGGGCGATGTGACCCCGGTTTAAGCGGGGCTGGTCTGTGTGACCCGAAGCGTACAGCAACTGCAAGGGGGACTTTTTAGGCCATGAGACCGAAGTCGTTCGAGAAGGTTCTTGAGGAAGTCAAGGGCAAGCCCATTCTGGTGGCCAATCGCGGCATTCCCGCACGCCGCATCTGCCGCTCCATAACCGAGATGTTCCAGGCTGTGGCCGTGATGACCGCCACGGATGTGGACAAGACCTCGCCCGCAACTACCGGCGCCCACGAGCTGTTGCTCCTGGGCGAAGATCCTCGCGCCTATCTCGACCTCGATCGCATCATCAAAATGGCCAAGGATCGTGGCATCGTCGCCATTCACCCCGGCTGGGGCTTCGGCAGCGAGGACGACTCTTTCCCCAAGAAATGCGAAGAGGCCGGCATCATCTTCATCGGGCCCAACCAGGGCCCCATGCGTTTGCTCGGCAACAAGGTGGCCGTGCGCAAACTGGCCGAGGAGATCGGCGTTCCGGTCGTGCCCGGATCACCGGAAGCCGTGAGCATCCCCGAGGCGAGGCGCATCGCCAAGGAGATCGGCTTCCCCATCATGCTCAAGGCCGAGGGCGGCGGCGGCGGTCGCGGCATTTATGAGGTGTACGAGGACTCGCAGCTTGAGAGCGCCTTCGCCAAGGCCTCGGCCCTGGCCAAGGCCAGCTTCGGCAACCCGCGCCTGTATGTGGAGAAGCTGCTGACTTCCGTCCGTCATATCGAATTTCAGGCCATCTCCGACATGTACGGCAATGTGTTCGTCTTTGACGAGCGCGACTGCACTGTGCAGCGCAATCACCAGAAGCTCGTGGAAATCACGCCTTCGCCCTGGCCCAAGTTTACGCCGGAGCTGCGCCGCGAGCTCAAGGGCTATGCCGAGAAGCTCATCAAGGCCGTTGGCTACCACTCCCTGGCCACTGTGGAGTTCCTGGTGGACAAGGACGGCAGGCCGTACCTCATCGAGGTCAACACCCGGCTGCAGGTGGAGCACGGCATCACCGAATGCCGTTACGGCATCGACCTGGTCGAGGAGCAGATCGCCATCTCCTTCGGCTCCAAGCTGCGTTTCAACGAGCAGACCACCAAGCCTTACCTGCACGCCATGCAGGTCCGCGTGAACTGCGAGGACCCGCAGGACAACTTCTCTCCTAACGCTGGACTCATCACCAGCTATGTTTCGCCAGGCGGGCAGGGCGTGCGCATCGACTCCTGCATCTGCGCGGGCTACCGCTTTCCCTCACGCTACGATTCCGCCGCCGCGCTCTTGATCACCTACGGCAATTCCTGGGACAAGACCGTGATGCTCATGCGCCGCTGCCTGCGCGAGTACAAGATCAGCGGCGTCAAAACCACCATCAACTTCCACCGCGAGGTGATGAAACACCCGGACTTCGTTTCCGGGGAATACGACACCAACTTCGTCCGCCTGAAAAAGGACGAGTTGATGGCCTACACGGATCAGGAGCCGGAACCGGTCCGGCTTGCGCGCCTGGTGGCCGAGGTCAGCGCCAAGGGCTACAACCCCTACGTCTCGCTGGGCGAGTACCGCGGACGCGCGGACAAGCGTCTGGGGCGTTTTCAGCTGGTCAAGGCCCCGGACACCGCGGATTCGTCCTTCGAGCCCCGCATCACGCGGGCCATGAAGCGCGACGACATCCTGGGTGCCCTGCGCGAGGACCGCTCCAAAGGCATCGTCCATTTCTGCGACACCACCACGCGCGACATCACCCAGTCGAACAGCGGCAATCGTTTCCGTCTGGCCGAAGACCGCATCATCGGCCCGTATCTGGACCGCTGCGGCTTCTTCAGCCTGGAGAACGGCGGCGGCGCGCACTTCCACGTGGCCATGCTGGCCAACATGACCTATCCGTTCAGCGAGGCCAAGGAGTGGAACCAGTTCGCTCCGAACACCCTGAAGCAGATCCTCATCCGTTCCACCAACGTGTTGGGCTACAAGCCGCAGCCCAAGAATCTCATGCGGCTGACCGGAGAGATGATCTGCGAGCATTATGATGTCATCCGCTGCTTCGACTTCCTGAACCACGTGGAGAACATGCGTCCCTTCGCCGAGGTGGTGCTGGGCTCCAAGAAGCACATTTTCGAGCCCGCCCTGTCCTTGTCCTGGGCAAAGGGCTTCGATGTGCCCCATTATCTTGAAGTCACCGAGGACATTCTGAACATGTGCGCCAGCGTCATGGGCGTAGGCAAGAAGAAGGCCGCGCAATCCATCATCCTTGGCCTCAAGGACATGGCCGGCGTGTGCCCGCCGCGCTTCATGCGCGAACTCATCGAGGCTTTGACCGCCCGGTATCCCGAACTGGTCATCCACAGCCATCGGCATTACACCGATGGGCTTTTCGTGCCCACCATGGGCGCGGCGGCCAAGGCGGGCGCGCACATCGTGGATACGGCCATCGGCTCCAGCGTGCGGTGGTACGGCCAGGGCGAGGTGCTCTCCACCGCCGCCTACATCGAGGACGAGATGGGCCTGAGCACCCTGCTCGACAAGGACATGATCCGGGCCACAAACTTCACGCTCAAGCAGATCATGCCCTACTACGACAAGTACTGCTCCCCGTACTTCCAGGGTATCGACCACGATGTGGTCCGCCACGGAATGCCGGGCGGGGCGACCTCGTCCTCCCAGGAAGGCGCCATGAAGCAGGGCTACATCCACTTGCTGCCCTACATGCTCAAATTCCTGGCCGGCATCCGCAAGATCGTCCGCTACCACGATGTGACTCCGGGGTCGCAGATCACCTGGAATACCAGCTTCTTGGCCATCACCGGAGCGTACAAGCGTGGAGGCGAGCGCGAAGTGCGCCGGTTGCTGAACATTCTCGACATCGTGAATCTTGCGCCCGAGTCCGAGCTTACCGAACACGAACGCGAAGCCCGGCTTGATCTCTATCGCGACAGCAACGACGCTTTCCGCAATCTGCTGCTGGGCAAGTATGGCAAGCTGCCCCTGGGCTTCCCGCCTGATTGGGTCTACCAGAGCGCCTTCGGGGCCGAATGGAAGACCGCAGTCGAGTGCCGCACCGAGGCTTCCCCGCTTGAGACCCTGCCGGACATGGACCTCGCGGCCGAAGAATCCACACTGGACGCGCGCCTGGGCCGCAAGGCCACGCCGGAGGAGGTCGTGCTCTACCTGAACCACCCTGGCGATGCGCTCAAGACCATTGAATTTGTGGAAACCTACGGCGATGCCAACAATCTGCCGCTTGACGTGTGGTTCGAAGGTATGGAGAAGGGCGAGACCCTGCTGTTCCAGAGCCGTTGCGGCAAGCCCCATGTCATGCGCATCTCGGACATCTCCGAACCGGATGAGCAAGGCTGCATCACCGTGCGCTATTCTGTGGATTCCGAAACCATGACCCACCGCGTCAAGGTCCGCGAGGCCCTGGGAGGCGACCGCGACAGCCTGGAGCTGGCCGACCCCAAGAACGTGTACCACATTGGTTCGCCATCCAACGGCGACTTGTGGATCATGCACGTCCGCGTGGGCGACACGGTCAAAAAGGGTGAGGAGATCTTCAACATCTCCATCATGAAGCAGGAGAAGAGCGTGCTTGCGCCAGTCTCCGGCGTGGTCAAGCGCGTGCTCAAAAACGCCAACTATCAGGAAGACAAGGTCATGGTCCCTGTCAAGGAAGGGGAGCTGCTTGTGGAGCTTGGTCCCGCGCAGGCGTGCTGCCCCACCTGCAAGGCCTCCATCGCCAGCGAGGACTATCATTTTTGCCCGTCCTGCGGGCAAAAGGTTTAGCCTGTTGAAAGCGCCTGGTTGTAGTTGTTGTATATGCAATTACGACTCGGACTGTGCCTTTTTTCAAGGCAGGCGGGAAATGGATAGGACTTTTTTCCCTTGTGCCCGGTGGCGGCATCGTGGAAAAGTCCTTCTCCCGTCTGCCTTGGCGGTTTTTCTTGGCGATTATTGCATATGCAATTGACTTCGGCGAGGCAAAAGGGGTATCTGCGCAACGACGGCTGTTGACACGGTGTGTTCCTTCTCCAGGCGCACAGGCGCTGACCAGGGGGGCATTGCCATGTCGT is part of the Humidesulfovibrio mexicanus genome and harbors:
- a CDS encoding biotin--[acetyl-CoA-carboxylase] ligase, with the translated sequence MDVARELVERGALGPWGSVLAPMQAAGRGQLRRSWVSRPGNLLATLVCPPAPKPWSDLRPLVFGHLFAEALSELGESAQVKWPNDILCNGKKVAGMLVEERPGCILVGVGVNLAWAPPPEDLRAGRAMDAGQYHPSKEGVGPTQLWRALVNRVETGYMLLLEAFSPKEFLTIFRTRMSWLGGRVLVSEGASVRYEAIVKGISEEGGLVLDRAGQEVVLLAGDVTPV
- a CDS encoding pyruvate carboxylase, with the protein product MRPKSFEKVLEEVKGKPILVANRGIPARRICRSITEMFQAVAVMTATDVDKTSPATTGAHELLLLGEDPRAYLDLDRIIKMAKDRGIVAIHPGWGFGSEDDSFPKKCEEAGIIFIGPNQGPMRLLGNKVAVRKLAEEIGVPVVPGSPEAVSIPEARRIAKEIGFPIMLKAEGGGGGRGIYEVYEDSQLESAFAKASALAKASFGNPRLYVEKLLTSVRHIEFQAISDMYGNVFVFDERDCTVQRNHQKLVEITPSPWPKFTPELRRELKGYAEKLIKAVGYHSLATVEFLVDKDGRPYLIEVNTRLQVEHGITECRYGIDLVEEQIAISFGSKLRFNEQTTKPYLHAMQVRVNCEDPQDNFSPNAGLITSYVSPGGQGVRIDSCICAGYRFPSRYDSAAALLITYGNSWDKTVMLMRRCLREYKISGVKTTINFHREVMKHPDFVSGEYDTNFVRLKKDELMAYTDQEPEPVRLARLVAEVSAKGYNPYVSLGEYRGRADKRLGRFQLVKAPDTADSSFEPRITRAMKRDDILGALREDRSKGIVHFCDTTTRDITQSNSGNRFRLAEDRIIGPYLDRCGFFSLENGGGAHFHVAMLANMTYPFSEAKEWNQFAPNTLKQILIRSTNVLGYKPQPKNLMRLTGEMICEHYDVIRCFDFLNHVENMRPFAEVVLGSKKHIFEPALSLSWAKGFDVPHYLEVTEDILNMCASVMGVGKKKAAQSIILGLKDMAGVCPPRFMRELIEALTARYPELVIHSHRHYTDGLFVPTMGAAAKAGAHIVDTAIGSSVRWYGQGEVLSTAAYIEDEMGLSTLLDKDMIRATNFTLKQIMPYYDKYCSPYFQGIDHDVVRHGMPGGATSSSQEGAMKQGYIHLLPYMLKFLAGIRKIVRYHDVTPGSQITWNTSFLAITGAYKRGGEREVRRLLNILDIVNLAPESELTEHEREARLDLYRDSNDAFRNLLLGKYGKLPLGFPPDWVYQSAFGAEWKTAVECRTEASPLETLPDMDLAAEESTLDARLGRKATPEEVVLYLNHPGDALKTIEFVETYGDANNLPLDVWFEGMEKGETLLFQSRCGKPHVMRISDISEPDEQGCITVRYSVDSETMTHRVKVREALGGDRDSLELADPKNVYHIGSPSNGDLWIMHVRVGDTVKKGEEIFNISIMKQEKSVLAPVSGVVKRVLKNANYQEDKVMVPVKEGELLVELGPAQACCPTCKASIASEDYHFCPSCGQKV
- a CDS encoding HD domain-containing protein: MRILLVGGAVRNVLMGLPARDRDYLVLDASVEDFLAAHPTAKPVGKTFPVFILDHEEYSFLRGDSLEQDLLLRDFTINAMALDEDGGLYCHPSALEDLHARVLRPASARSLPEDPLRAVRAARFCAQLPGFSPHTELLRDMRAVADSGALKNLFPERLAQEVQKAMAGDRPGEFLRVLEAGGCLSPWLAELEGATDIPAGPAQHHDASVLEHTARVMDRLAGDALAAWMGLCHDLGKAATPKEMLPRHFGHDLRGEAMAQALGQRLRLPTRFIRAGADAARWHMVIGNYPDLKPATRVDLLIRLTSRGVLREMLRLELADKGRDHSALALRELEAIQSAHLPPEDCGLGELSAQKLRALRIQALRSKG